In Leptolyngbya sp. 'hensonii', a genomic segment contains:
- a CDS encoding polysaccharide biosynthesis tyrosine autokinase, translated as MDEQQQHTLISRDTGKSPRLLSQPDLASFRSGNDDEGGLELGKVVAGLRRRIPLILGVATVVTSAALLKAMTSVPIYQAGFEILTRPVTVEAQVISSLPQTLTSKEEPQQRGVDLATLKLLRSPKLLDPIVKTLKPKYPTLTLDSMLERLLVTPLPEVQILQVAYQDPDPNKVRDILNALKDAYLNYSLEERLADVRQGIKFVDTQIPQLETRVQDLQGKLQTFRQEYNLVDPDAQGQQLSAQLGSFTQERLQTQVKLDEARSLFTDIQQQLAELPPEAVVDSELSTYPRYQKLLDKLLEIDSQIATESSLYLDQSNNIKVLRDQRDNLVPLLSREGQRIQSELASRIRSLEARNQALTDTENFLNLRVKQLSVISRQYTDIQNELKIATDNLNQFLAKREALRIDAGQKQTPWQLLSPPGKPKPSATNAKRAVLLGSILGLLLGVAIALVLDRLDSLIYSPEDVKNATKLPLLGIIPWIPKDEDLGPPARLEWLKQLGKIQLFNNGKTTLEEELFQAYKGSSAMEVFRSIYTSIRLLSPDVPIRSLVITSPDTQDGKSTVSTYLSQAAAGMAQKVLLVDLDLHRPQLHERLGVSNMLGLSDLITNNLDWQQVIQRSSQEENLFVLTAGHLPPDPIRTLSSQKMKGLMEQLEEAFDLVIYDTPPLVGLADTALIAARTDALILVIGLGKSSRSIVGQAMEILKIPPTLVLGAIANGSKDALAIGYGSRRRAFR; from the coding sequence ATGGATGAACAACAGCAGCATACTCTGATATCCAGGGACACGGGTAAGTCACCTCGTTTATTGTCTCAGCCTGATCTCGCTTCATTCAGGTCTGGGAACGATGACGAGGGTGGCCTGGAACTGGGCAAAGTCGTTGCTGGTCTTCGACGCAGGATTCCTCTTATTCTGGGTGTGGCAACAGTTGTGACCTCGGCTGCTCTGTTGAAGGCCATGACCAGTGTTCCCATCTATCAGGCAGGTTTTGAAATCCTCACCCGGCCAGTCACCGTAGAGGCTCAGGTGATTTCTTCCCTACCCCAAACCCTGACGAGCAAAGAAGAACCTCAACAAAGGGGAGTTGATCTGGCAACCCTGAAGCTTTTAAGAAGCCCTAAACTGTTAGATCCTATTGTTAAAACATTGAAGCCAAAATATCCAACTTTGACGCTGGATTCCATGCTGGAGCGTCTGTTGGTTACGCCACTTCCGGAGGTACAAATCTTACAGGTTGCCTACCAAGATCCAGACCCTAACAAGGTTAGGGATATTTTGAATGCTCTGAAGGATGCCTATCTCAACTACAGTTTGGAAGAACGGCTAGCCGATGTTCGACAGGGGATTAAGTTCGTTGATACCCAGATTCCTCAGTTAGAAACCCGCGTACAGGACTTACAGGGAAAACTCCAGACATTTCGGCAAGAATATAATCTGGTTGACCCGGATGCCCAGGGCCAGCAATTATCCGCTCAATTGGGGAGTTTTACCCAGGAGCGTCTTCAAACTCAAGTTAAATTGGATGAAGCACGATCGCTCTTCACTGATATTCAGCAGCAGTTAGCAGAGTTACCCCCTGAAGCGGTGGTTGATTCTGAATTGAGCACCTATCCTCGCTATCAAAAGCTATTGGATAAGCTGCTGGAAATTGATAGCCAGATCGCTACAGAATCCAGTCTTTACCTGGATCAAAGCAATAATATCAAGGTCTTGCGAGATCAACGGGACAATCTGGTTCCACTCCTGAGCCGGGAAGGGCAAAGAATTCAATCTGAGCTGGCCAGTAGAATTCGCTCTCTTGAAGCTCGGAATCAGGCTCTGACTGACACTGAGAATTTCCTCAATCTGAGAGTTAAGCAACTTTCTGTCATATCTCGCCAATATACTGACATTCAAAATGAATTGAAAATCGCTACAGATAACCTGAATCAGTTTCTGGCAAAACGGGAAGCACTGCGAATTGATGCTGGCCAAAAGCAGACACCATGGCAGTTGCTTTCTCCCCCTGGTAAACCCAAACCTTCGGCTACCAATGCTAAGCGGGCCGTCTTATTGGGGAGTATTTTAGGCTTATTGCTGGGTGTTGCTATTGCACTGGTTCTCGATCGGCTGGATAGCCTGATTTATTCTCCAGAAGACGTGAAGAATGCGACCAAGCTTCCCTTATTGGGCATCATCCCCTGGATTCCTAAGGACGAAGACCTCGGTCCTCCGGCCCGATTGGAGTGGCTAAAACAGTTAGGCAAGATCCAACTGTTTAATAATGGCAAAACCACGCTGGAAGAGGAACTCTTTCAGGCTTACAAAGGTTCTTCTGCCATGGAAGTCTTTCGCTCCATCTACACGAGTATTCGTTTGTTGAGTCCGGATGTTCCAATTCGCTCATTAGTCATCACTTCACCGGATACTCAGGATGGCAAATCAACTGTTTCTACCTATCTCTCTCAAGCAGCAGCGGGTATGGCCCAGAAGGTTCTCCTCGTTGATTTAGACCTTCATCGACCCCAACTGCATGAGCGTTTGGGTGTCTCTAACATGTTGGGTTTGAGCGATCTCATCACCAACAATCTGGATTGGCAACAGGTAATTCAACGATCGTCCCAGGAAGAGAATTTGTTTGTTCTAACAGCCGGTCATTTACCGCCTGATCCGATTCGCACCCTTTCTTCTCAAAAAATGAAAGGTCTGATGGAACAACTGGAAGAGGCTTTCGATCTGGTGATTTATGACACCCCTCCTCTGGTTGGGCTGGCAGATACTGCCTTGATTGCAGCCAGAACGGATGCTTTGATTCTGGTGATTGGCTTGGGTAAGAGTAGTCGTTCTATTGTGGGGCAGGCTATGGAAATTCTTAAAATCCCACCTACATTAGTGTTGGGCGCGATCGCGAATGGTTCTAAGGATGCATTAGCAATAGGATATGGATCCCGCCGAAGAGCTTTTCGATAA
- a CDS encoding PDDEXK nuclease domain-containing protein, whose product MAVPLPLSAEYNDFLRGLKERIRKAQSQAVLAVNRELVLLYWQIGQEILHRQRQQGWGAKVIDQLAKDLGREFPEMQGFSSRNLKYMRAFAEAYPDAGIVQAVLAQITWYHNIALLEKLKAPEERLWYAYKTAEQGWSRNVMVLQIESELYQRQGGAITNFRQVLPAPQSELLQQMIKDPYNFAFLTLEQDRLERTIEKALIEHIRDFLLELGVGFAFIGSQYVLEVSGREYRLDLLFYHVRLHCYVVIDLKTGEFEPAFSGQMNFYVAAVDNLLRSSQDEPTIGIILCKSKDKTIVEYALQGLQKPIGVSTYRLGSELPEQLQTILPTVAQLEVELNTVITDIPGEPHAESSA is encoded by the coding sequence ATGGCAGTTCCCCTGCCCCTTTCAGCAGAATACAATGACTTCCTGCGCGGGTTGAAAGAGCGCATCCGCAAGGCCCAGAGTCAGGCAGTCCTGGCTGTGAATCGGGAACTGGTTCTGCTCTACTGGCAAATTGGTCAGGAAATACTGCATCGTCAGCGACAACAGGGATGGGGTGCTAAAGTGATTGATCAACTGGCCAAAGATCTGGGCCGAGAGTTTCCCGAGATGCAGGGCTTTTCATCCCGAAATCTCAAGTACATGCGGGCTTTTGCGGAAGCTTACCCTGATGCGGGAATTGTGCAAGCGGTCCTTGCACAAATCACCTGGTATCACAACATTGCCCTGTTAGAGAAGCTAAAAGCCCCAGAAGAACGGCTCTGGTACGCCTACAAAACAGCTGAGCAGGGGTGGAGCCGCAATGTCATGGTATTGCAAATAGAAAGTGAGTTATACCAAAGGCAAGGGGGGGCCATCACCAATTTCAGACAGGTTTTGCCTGCTCCCCAATCAGAACTGCTCCAGCAAATGATCAAAGATCCCTACAATTTTGCTTTCCTCACCCTGGAGCAGGATCGCCTGGAACGGACGATTGAAAAAGCCTTGATCGAGCACATTCGGGATTTTTTGTTAGAACTGGGGGTAGGTTTTGCCTTTATTGGCAGTCAGTATGTGCTGGAAGTGAGCGGCAGGGAATATCGTCTGGATTTGCTGTTTTATCATGTTCGACTTCACTGCTATGTTGTGATTGATTTGAAAACAGGAGAATTTGAACCTGCTTTCTCTGGGCAGATGAATTTCTATGTGGCGGCGGTAGATAATCTGTTGCGATCGTCCCAGGATGAGCCGACGATCGGCATCATTCTCTGCAAATCTAAGGATAAGACAATTGTGGAGTACGCCCTCCAGGGATTGCAAAAACCGATCGGGGTATCGACCTACCGATTAGGCAGTGAGTTACCTGAACAGTTGCAGACCATTTTGCCCACTGTAGCCCAATTGGAGGTGGAATTAAATACGGTGATTACAGATATTCCTGGAGAGCCCCATGCGGAATCCTCTGCTTAG
- a CDS encoding SLBB domain-containing protein — translation MLQLSTFSTGLLVSLVGGLILVPDVAASSFQSDSMSLQVDDRIKLTQNQSIDQNRSPLPNFPAVSPRGEESYILGPGDRVRIDVFKVPQYSGENQVLVDGTLNLPDIGPVFVRGLTLLGAADAISQRYASLLRYPNVTVILLAPGPVKVGIAGEVNRPGSYTIPIESGTQLPTLTKAIQLAGGITQAADLRRVQVRRPRGNAPDEVIDINLWDFLQTGDLSRDLTIRSGDTIYIPTATQVDLTESKLIAAASFAPDKNQPLNVAVVGEVYRPGPYTVTGTARTGAAGVPGGTGGNDRTPTITRAIQVAGGIKPMADIQQIKIIRLTKTGTEQTIEVNLWKLLKEGDIRQDVILQEGDTIVIPLAKTITPQESTQIAAASFSPDTIRVNVVGEVKRPGLVQVPPNIPLTQGVLAAGGFTNRSEQGSVDLIRLNPDGTVSRRTIKLDFAQGLDETLNPPLRNDDVIIVSPSALTSFSDVLGTVLNPIGSFFSIFNFFRIFSEL, via the coding sequence ATGCTGCAACTCTCTACCTTCTCAACAGGGTTACTGGTATCTCTAGTTGGGGGGCTCATCCTTGTTCCGGACGTCGCGGCCAGTTCCTTTCAGAGTGATTCCATGTCACTGCAGGTGGACGATCGGATCAAATTAACTCAGAACCAGAGTATTGACCAGAATCGCAGCCCTTTGCCCAATTTTCCTGCCGTTAGTCCTCGGGGAGAAGAATCTTACATCCTCGGACCTGGCGATCGAGTTCGAATTGACGTTTTCAAAGTCCCTCAATATAGCGGAGAGAATCAGGTTCTGGTGGATGGGACCCTGAACCTGCCAGATATTGGGCCTGTGTTTGTCCGAGGGTTGACCCTGTTAGGAGCAGCCGATGCCATTTCCCAGCGCTATGCCAGCCTTCTGCGTTACCCCAATGTCACAGTTATTTTGCTTGCTCCTGGCCCTGTCAAGGTGGGAATTGCTGGGGAGGTGAATCGTCCAGGCTCTTACACCATCCCGATCGAATCCGGAACGCAATTGCCAACCCTGACCAAGGCAATTCAGCTTGCTGGTGGCATTACCCAGGCGGCGGACCTGCGTCGAGTCCAGGTTCGGCGGCCACGGGGTAATGCTCCCGATGAAGTAATCGATATCAATTTATGGGACTTTCTCCAAACTGGTGATTTGAGCCGAGATCTGACCATCCGCAGCGGCGATACGATCTACATCCCGACGGCAACTCAGGTCGATCTAACAGAATCAAAATTGATCGCAGCAGCCAGTTTTGCTCCGGATAAAAATCAACCCCTTAATGTTGCTGTGGTTGGAGAAGTCTATCGTCCTGGTCCTTACACGGTGACGGGAACAGCCAGAACAGGGGCGGCTGGCGTTCCTGGTGGAACAGGGGGGAATGACCGAACGCCAACCATCACACGGGCAATTCAAGTGGCGGGTGGCATTAAGCCAATGGCGGATATTCAGCAGATTAAAATTATCCGACTGACGAAGACAGGCACAGAGCAAACGATTGAGGTCAATCTCTGGAAACTGTTGAAAGAAGGGGATATTCGACAGGATGTGATTTTGCAGGAGGGGGATACGATCGTGATCCCACTGGCCAAGACAATCACCCCTCAGGAAAGCACTCAGATCGCAGCGGCCAGCTTTTCTCCGGACACCATTCGGGTGAATGTTGTCGGTGAAGTTAAGCGTCCGGGTCTAGTTCAGGTTCCACCTAATATTCCCCTGACCCAAGGAGTTCTGGCTGCTGGTGGCTTTACTAACCGATCGGAGCAAGGGAGTGTTGATTTGATTCGGCTGAATCCCGATGGTACTGTATCAAGACGAACGATCAAACTTGATTTTGCCCAGGGCCTGGATGAAACGCTGAATCCCCCTTTGCGTAACGATGATGTGATTATTGTCAGTCCTTCTGCTTTGACGAGTTTTTCTGATGTGCTGGGGACTGTGCTGAACCCGATCGGGAGCTTTTTCTCAATCTTTAATTTCTTCAGGATCTTTAGCGAGCTTTAA
- a CDS encoding alpha/beta fold hydrolase produces MATEEHVIEVGGLQWFYREATPIGEAKPLPVLLLHGLPSQSYSWRHVMTALAEQGFRTIAPDWIGFGFSAQPDRRDFAYTPEAFLHALTELLQALQLERVFLVTQGFLGSVGLQYALRYPDRVERLAMVNTPLSTTAKLPWKIQQLGLPLIGDVLTQDPLLVDRTLEGGGPYQVDDADLDVYRRPFLKSSDAGRALLATIQNLQLKQTMADLEAGWPHWQQPTLIVWGIRDPWLPVEAARELANALKQGEITLLDEVGHYAQEDWHEKVSEALIPFFRRQFN; encoded by the coding sequence GTGGCAACTGAAGAGCATGTCATTGAGGTTGGGGGGCTGCAGTGGTTTTATCGGGAAGCAACCCCCATCGGTGAGGCCAAGCCTCTGCCAGTTCTGCTCCTGCATGGCCTACCTTCCCAAAGTTATAGCTGGCGTCATGTGATGACAGCCCTGGCAGAACAGGGGTTCCGCACCATTGCCCCCGATTGGATCGGGTTTGGCTTTTCGGCCCAGCCCGATCGGCGAGACTTTGCCTATACCCCTGAGGCTTTTCTGCATGCCTTGACTGAGTTGCTCCAGGCGCTCCAGTTGGAACGGGTTTTCCTGGTCACCCAGGGATTTCTGGGGTCGGTGGGGCTACAGTATGCCCTCCGTTACCCCGATCGGGTAGAGCGGTTGGCCATGGTTAATACGCCTCTGTCCACAACGGCCAAACTGCCCTGGAAAATCCAGCAGTTGGGGCTGCCTTTGATTGGGGATGTGTTGACCCAGGATCCCTTGCTGGTAGACCGGACTCTGGAAGGGGGTGGCCCTTATCAGGTGGATGATGCCGACCTGGATGTGTATCGTCGCCCCTTTCTGAAAAGCTCCGATGCAGGGCGGGCACTGCTGGCAACCATCCAGAACCTGCAACTGAAACAAACGATGGCAGACCTTGAGGCGGGCTGGCCTCACTGGCAGCAGCCTACTTTAATAGTCTGGGGGATTCGGGATCCCTGGCTGCCCGTCGAAGCCGCACGGGAGCTGGCAAATGCCCTCAAACAGGGAGAAATAACCCTGCTGGATGAAGTGGGCCACTATGCCCAGGAAGACTGGCATGAAAAGGTGAGTGAGGCCCTGATTCCGTTTTTTCGCCGTCAATTCAATTAA
- a CDS encoding WecB/TagA/CpsF family glycosyltransferase, which produces MEAKSNPNFASVLFNADLVTPDGMPLVWMMRLLGIHNQDRVAGMDIFTSLCEHAPKRNISIFLLGSHETILSRMQQRLQSEFPDLKIAGAEPLPFRPLTPEENEQVREKIHASGAGLVMVSLGCPKQELWMTEQQGKLNAVMIGIGAVFPIYAGIHKRAPYWVRDLGFEWLYRLFQEPRRLWKRYAATIPPFIYLAIKQILSVYLKSPDGTERKKAACLD; this is translated from the coding sequence ATGGAAGCAAAGTCTAATCCAAACTTTGCCTCTGTGCTTTTTAATGCTGACCTGGTAACACCAGATGGTATGCCTCTAGTTTGGATGATGCGACTATTGGGCATACACAATCAAGATCGTGTTGCAGGAATGGATATCTTTACATCACTCTGTGAGCATGCTCCTAAGCGCAATATTAGTATTTTTCTGTTGGGTTCCCACGAAACAATTCTGTCCCGCATGCAGCAAAGACTTCAATCGGAGTTTCCCGATCTTAAAATTGCTGGAGCAGAGCCATTACCCTTTCGACCTTTGACGCCAGAAGAAAATGAGCAGGTTCGAGAGAAAATTCATGCCAGTGGGGCAGGTCTGGTGATGGTTTCTTTAGGGTGTCCTAAGCAGGAACTGTGGATGACTGAGCAACAAGGCAAGCTGAATGCAGTCATGATCGGCATAGGAGCAGTCTTCCCAATTTACGCAGGGATTCATAAGCGTGCTCCCTATTGGGTTAGGGACTTAGGATTTGAATGGCTCTATCGGCTGTTTCAAGAACCTCGTAGACTCTGGAAGCGTTATGCGGCAACAATTCCACCTTTCATTTATCTGGCTATCAAGCAAATCCTTAGCGTTTATCTAAAGTCGCCTGATGGTACGGAGAGGAAGAAGGCTGCCTGTCTGGATTAG
- a CDS encoding 4'-phosphopantetheinyl transferase superfamily protein: protein MQSLPSSSELKHHLQTWFGSDVGIGISQISGDYPLFPEEVAYIRNAVAKRQAEFATGRWCAREALATIGVAPQPLPVSPLLAPCWPEGTIGSITHDRDICLAIALPAIRHTGVGIDLLHPDQQVGADLAPLIVNAWEQQHILTLNAHPTTLRSLFSIKESVVKAISKSVGRFMDLLEITIDLQETEFAASCNAVAGQIHGWHVQVAHTLLTAAIFDAVN, encoded by the coding sequence ATGCAGAGTCTACCCTCATCCTCTGAATTGAAGCATCACCTCCAAACCTGGTTTGGCAGCGATGTCGGTATTGGGATCAGCCAGATTTCAGGTGACTATCCCCTGTTTCCCGAAGAAGTAGCCTATATCCGCAATGCCGTCGCCAAGCGACAAGCTGAATTTGCAACCGGGCGCTGGTGTGCCCGAGAAGCACTGGCCACGATCGGGGTTGCGCCGCAACCTCTCCCAGTCAGCCCCTTGCTGGCCCCCTGCTGGCCAGAGGGCACGATCGGTTCCATCACCCACGATCGGGATATTTGTCTGGCCATTGCCCTACCTGCCATACGCCACACGGGTGTGGGTATCGATCTGCTGCATCCGGATCAGCAGGTTGGTGCTGATCTGGCCCCTCTGATCGTCAATGCCTGGGAACAGCAGCACATTCTGACGCTCAATGCTCACCCTACCACCCTGAGATCGCTGTTCAGCATCAAAGAATCTGTAGTCAAGGCTATTTCCAAGTCCGTAGGACGGTTTATGGATTTGCTCGAAATTACGATCGACCTCCAGGAAACGGAATTCGCCGCCTCCTGTAATGCGGTAGCCGGACAGATCCATGGCTGGCATGTCCAGGTTGCCCATACCCTCCTGACCGCAGCAATATTTGATGCAGTTAATTGA
- a CDS encoding protein kinase encodes MSDFPNFSENGYQVEKKLGHNAAGGRVTYLATALRTQEQVVIKQFQFAKVQSTWTDYNAYEQEIQVLRELNHPGIPRYLDSFPTDSGFCMVQEYKPAVSLGVPRSFSPEQIHQLAISVLEILVYLQNRLPSVIHRDIKPENILVGPHMEVYLIDFGFARIGHGEVGISSVVKGTLGFMPPEQLFNRQLTEASDLYGLGVTLICLLTGTKSTEIGQLIDISYRVNFKPLLPKISVRWANWLEKMVEPRVKDRYPDAAAALAALPDASIYLPEVRLSESNLEFQAARSGEILTQMLTVYNPAPGIVLEGEWEVAPHTSDPPHTPATHAWIRIDPGQFTGNRTECQITVDTSKLMSNQLYNRTLALHTNSLPKTYPVSIQVRTAAIPIAGRQLPFTVLIVLLLLSLGTAWIATAMVAEAGTLAQAPTVINFGALAGAAVGLEAAAWGMNAAGRADGAIAALMAGVGLGVIAMLMALSGTLVAAGPAVVISATIGLACGCLSGIAMGFAVESLLDRGMERTFATALVLLTTTFATALGIGWKLGERGPLLTLVTVATGLAFTAVLLHFLLQRTKLQANQRQAERHLIRP; translated from the coding sequence ATGAGTGACTTTCCGAATTTTTCTGAAAATGGCTACCAGGTTGAGAAAAAATTGGGTCACAATGCCGCTGGAGGTCGAGTTACCTACCTGGCAACAGCGCTGAGAACGCAGGAGCAGGTGGTTATTAAGCAGTTCCAGTTTGCCAAAGTGCAGAGCACCTGGACAGACTATAACGCCTATGAACAGGAAATCCAGGTTCTGCGTGAACTCAACCATCCTGGGATTCCCCGTTATTTAGATTCTTTCCCCACTGATAGTGGTTTTTGTATGGTTCAGGAATATAAGCCTGCGGTCTCATTAGGGGTACCCCGCAGCTTTAGTCCGGAGCAAATCCATCAGCTTGCGATTTCTGTTTTAGAGATCCTGGTTTATTTACAAAATCGCCTTCCCAGTGTCATCCACCGAGACATCAAGCCAGAAAACATTCTGGTTGGTCCACACATGGAGGTTTACCTGATCGATTTTGGATTTGCCCGCATTGGCCATGGGGAAGTCGGGATTAGTAGTGTGGTCAAAGGCACCTTGGGGTTTATGCCTCCCGAGCAACTGTTCAATCGCCAATTGACGGAAGCCTCTGACCTGTATGGTTTAGGGGTAACCCTAATTTGTCTGCTCACAGGTACAAAATCAACCGAAATCGGCCAGCTCATTGACATTAGCTACCGGGTCAACTTCAAACCACTGCTACCCAAGATCAGTGTCCGGTGGGCAAACTGGCTGGAAAAAATGGTAGAACCCAGAGTCAAGGACCGGTATCCTGATGCAGCAGCGGCTCTAGCAGCCCTGCCGGATGCGTCTATCTATCTACCAGAAGTGCGATTAAGTGAATCAAACCTGGAATTTCAGGCAGCTCGATCGGGGGAAATTTTGACCCAGATGCTGACGGTTTACAATCCGGCTCCTGGCATTGTGCTGGAGGGAGAGTGGGAAGTTGCGCCCCATACCAGTGACCCACCCCATACCCCCGCCACCCATGCCTGGATCAGGATTGATCCAGGCCAATTCACAGGCAACCGCACGGAGTGTCAAATCACCGTGGATACCAGTAAACTGATGTCGAATCAGCTCTACAATCGAACCCTTGCCCTGCACACCAATTCTCTCCCCAAAACCTATCCGGTTTCGATACAAGTTCGCACTGCTGCTATCCCTATTGCTGGTCGGCAACTGCCTTTCACAGTGCTGATTGTGCTGCTGTTGCTTTCTCTGGGTACAGCCTGGATTGCCACAGCCATGGTTGCTGAAGCTGGGACTTTGGCTCAGGCTCCGACTGTGATCAACTTTGGAGCCCTGGCAGGAGCAGCGGTGGGGCTGGAAGCAGCAGCCTGGGGGATGAATGCAGCAGGTCGGGCCGATGGGGCGATCGCGGCTTTGATGGCGGGTGTGGGCCTGGGAGTGATAGCAATGCTGATGGCCTTGAGTGGAACGCTGGTGGCCGCAGGACCAGCAGTGGTGATCAGTGCTACGATCGGATTGGCCTGTGGTTGCCTGAGTGGAATCGCCATGGGTTTTGCGGTGGAAAGCCTGTTGGACAGAGGGATGGAACGAACTTTTGCAACAGCCTTGGTACTCCTGACCACGACTTTTGCAACAGCCCTGGGTATTGGCTGGAAACTGGGAGAAAGAGGCCCCCTCCTGACCCTGGTCACCGTCGCTACTGGCCTGGCTTTTACTGCTGTGCTACTCCATTTTTTACTGCAACGAACCAAGCTGCAGGCCAACCAGCGGCAGGCCGAACGTCATTTAATTAGACCTTGA